In one window of Chryseobacterium sp. JV274 DNA:
- a CDS encoding alpha/beta hydrolase, with protein MRIKILSAFLFFWTAVFFAQNTPSNDEYTKAKEIIKDLDSIVSPNGIQESYPVTIGSIKQQVYVRGQNKENPIILFVHGGPASPVAPVMWMFQRPIEEYFTVVNYDQRAAGKTYAINDTVNLGKTIHIDQYVKDVIQLTEYIQKKYNKKKVILMGHSWGTIVSMNAALKRPDLFYSYVGIGQIINTKDNERLSVEFALKEATRLKNETAIKELKSIAPYPGNQAITRERIIIARKWPQYYGGLTAFRNNSRYYFQAPLLFSEYSEKDLDALGGGSLFTLKKLLPEFLNVDFKTVKNFPIPVFMFMGRHDYTTPSEPTNAWLQNVKAPVKKGIWFENSAHLIPWEEPGKMLVTLLNDVLPTAKDK; from the coding sequence ATGAGAATTAAAATATTATCAGCCTTTCTGTTTTTCTGGACAGCTGTATTTTTTGCACAGAATACCCCATCCAATGATGAGTATACCAAAGCTAAAGAAATCATTAAAGATCTCGACTCCATTGTTTCCCCCAATGGGATTCAGGAAAGTTATCCTGTTACCATAGGAAGTATAAAACAGCAGGTATATGTAAGAGGACAGAATAAAGAAAATCCAATTATACTGTTTGTTCACGGAGGGCCCGCCTCTCCTGTAGCTCCGGTTATGTGGATGTTTCAAAGACCCATTGAAGAGTATTTTACAGTCGTTAATTATGATCAGAGAGCTGCAGGAAAAACCTATGCTATTAATGATACCGTTAATTTGGGAAAAACCATACATATTGACCAATATGTAAAAGATGTGATTCAGCTAACGGAATATATTCAGAAAAAATACAATAAGAAAAAAGTGATATTGATGGGCCACAGCTGGGGAACGATTGTTTCCATGAATGCTGCCTTAAAAAGACCTGATCTCTTCTATTCCTATGTTGGAATAGGTCAGATTATCAATACCAAAGATAATGAGCGTTTAAGCGTAGAGTTTGCTTTAAAAGAAGCAACCCGTTTAAAAAATGAAACTGCCATAAAAGAATTGAAATCCATTGCACCCTATCCCGGAAATCAGGCGATTACACGGGAGAGAATTATTATTGCAAGGAAATGGCCGCAATATTATGGTGGTTTAACGGCTTTCAGGAATAATTCAAGGTATTATTTCCAGGCCCCTCTGCTCTTCTCAGAATATTCTGAAAAAGATCTTGATGCCCTTGGCGGCGGAAGTCTTTTTACATTGAAAAAACTTTTACCAGAGTTTTTGAATGTTGATTTCAAAACCGTAAAAAATTTCCCTATTCCCGTTTTCATGTTCATGGGACGCCACGATTATACAACCCCTTCTGAACCCACCAATGCATGGTTACAAAATGTAAAAGCTCCTGTAAAAAAAGGAATCTGGTTTGAAAATTCAGCACATTTAATTCCTTGGGAAGAACCCGGAAAAATGCTGGTTACCTTATTGAATGACGTCTTACCAACTGCTAAAGACAAGTAA
- a CDS encoding TonB-dependent receptor yields MNKKIQILSILFLGISSVAFSQIKEEKLVLNKKREPEVKKIEKKKTSVETIKNYPPEEKSQTPVKYTITDVPAVSDFKTSTIQGEDVAPKFDGTAQNNYFQFGMGNYGKILVDGNISKTLENKFEVGADVHVLSTNGLKKEYDWKSGQTSANIGAFLNSYGEKGKFNINAEYGLDNYNYYGIYAMQPTGELDLKQKVNQFKVNGYYDFYSNEILNDVRVKSSFLKDHFDTQENQVSILANFSKHAVELGKSGINLNADLGVGLDAVKTDFAIRDKNSSNFFNTSLTPKVTFRKGDSYLMLGSSFSFLNAKNSNDQLEQQKNNKTYWFPQAEFQFAAAKEFKFYGGVDGGLKLNTYGDMLQTNPFILSDQFLKPTETKYHFYVGLRGDIDETLKYDFSAGYGKMRDIMFFKGNGLFDNTSVERSAYNFANTFSAVYDDGNVSDIKGSVQYFPLANLILDGELRFTKYDLKNYDNIYNVPLFNASIGAKYTMLDKKLLLGFKGIFASDRTTNSFAIEGVGSPVIYQSTENTNDKVGGYADLNLSAEYKIHKNFSVFALGNNLLSSKYQTYKGYKVLGAQILGGVKITF; encoded by the coding sequence ATGAACAAGAAGATTCAAATATTATCCATATTATTTTTAGGAATTTCGTCAGTGGCGTTTTCCCAGATCAAGGAGGAAAAACTGGTTCTTAACAAAAAAAGAGAGCCGGAAGTGAAGAAGATCGAGAAGAAGAAGACTTCTGTGGAAACCATTAAAAACTATCCGCCGGAAGAGAAATCGCAGACTCCTGTGAAATATACCATCACGGATGTTCCTGCTGTTTCTGATTTCAAAACTTCAACGATTCAGGGTGAGGATGTTGCTCCGAAATTTGACGGAACGGCTCAAAATAATTATTTCCAGTTCGGAATGGGTAATTACGGTAAAATCTTAGTAGATGGAAACATCTCCAAGACCCTTGAAAATAAATTTGAAGTGGGAGCGGATGTTCACGTTCTTTCTACTAATGGTCTTAAAAAAGAGTATGACTGGAAATCCGGACAGACTTCTGCTAATATTGGTGCTTTCCTGAACTCTTACGGAGAAAAAGGAAAATTCAATATCAATGCTGAATATGGTTTAGACAACTATAATTATTACGGGATCTATGCGATGCAGCCGACTGGTGAGCTTGATCTGAAGCAAAAAGTAAATCAGTTTAAAGTAAACGGATATTATGACTTTTATTCCAATGAAATCTTAAATGATGTAAGGGTAAAATCATCATTCCTTAAAGATCATTTTGATACTCAGGAAAACCAGGTTTCCATTCTTGCCAACTTTTCCAAGCATGCGGTAGAATTAGGAAAATCAGGAATCAATCTGAATGCTGATCTTGGAGTAGGATTGGATGCGGTGAAGACTGATTTTGCCATCAGAGATAAAAACTCTTCCAATTTCTTCAATACCAGCCTGACTCCGAAAGTGACGTTCAGAAAAGGTGATTCCTATTTAATGTTAGGTTCATCATTCTCTTTCCTGAATGCTAAAAACTCTAATGATCAGCTGGAACAGCAAAAAAATAATAAGACCTATTGGTTCCCGCAGGCAGAGTTTCAGTTTGCTGCAGCCAAAGAATTTAAATTCTATGGTGGGGTAGACGGAGGCCTGAAACTGAATACTTACGGAGATATGTTACAGACGAATCCATTCATCCTTTCTGATCAGTTTTTAAAGCCTACAGAGACCAAATATCACTTTTATGTAGGATTGAGAGGAGACATTGACGAAACGCTGAAATACGACTTCTCTGCAGGGTATGGAAAGATGAGAGATATTATGTTCTTTAAGGGCAATGGTCTTTTTGATAATACCTCTGTTGAACGTTCTGCCTATAACTTTGCCAATACATTCTCTGCGGTCTATGATGATGGAAATGTAAGCGATATCAAAGGGAGCGTGCAGTATTTCCCATTAGCAAACCTGATTTTAGATGGAGAATTAAGATTTACAAAGTATGATCTTAAGAATTACGACAATATTTATAACGTTCCATTGTTCAATGCGAGCATCGGGGCAAAATATACGATGCTTGACAAAAAACTATTGTTAGGATTTAAAGGAATCTTTGCAAGTGACAGAACGACAAACTCTTTTGCCATTGAAGGAGTGGGATCTCCGGTAATCTACCAGTCTACGGAGAATACAAACGATAAAGTGGGTGGTTATGCTGATTTAAATCTTTCTGCAGAGTATAAAATTCACAAAAACTTCAGCGTTTTCGCACTCGGAAATAACCTTCTGAGCTCAAAATACCAGACGTACAAAGGCTATAAAGTCCTGGGTGCACAGATTTTAGGAGGAGTGAAAATTACATTCTAA